Proteins encoded within one genomic window of Arachis ipaensis cultivar K30076 chromosome B08, Araip1.1, whole genome shotgun sequence:
- the LOC107611437 gene encoding uncharacterized protein LOC107611437 yields MKKEETHVAKESEEEKTREKVGSILLHAPLVAQEPEVPHPQKLQKETKDEQFTQFLEICKKLHINIPFSEVLEKMPPYMAVMKGFLSEKKALNGDETVVLTKEYSALIQRKLPKKMPDLGSFFIPYTSGTITFEKALCDLGSSINLMPLSAYGLVENVPVKAGELFLPADFVMLDMEEDTDDSIILGRPFLATGRALINVERGEMVLRLHEDYMIFNVFKLSPLSDKEATCIQNSVLKPSHLVKRHTVFPDIKPKFGVGHSPPTKEERGSKKKVPKGWRNKKIFTEDFSPGMKVVFARSLVLPHTMNRILSFEHTELIHDNTGKKFTMRGEDLSLYDYLPP; encoded by the exons ATGAAAAAGGAGGAAACACATGTTGCTAAGGAGTCAGAGGAAGAAAAGACTCGAGAAAAGGTGGGAAGCATATTGTTACACGCCCCACTGGTGGCACAAGAGCCTGAAGTACCACACCCTCAGaagcttcaaaaggagaccaaggatgagcaATTCACTCAATTCTTGGAAATCTGTAAAAAATTACACATTAATATTCCTTTTTCTGAGGTGTTGGAGAAGATGCCTCCCTACATGGCAGTCATGAAAGGCTTTCTTTCTGAGAAGAAGGCCTTGAATGGAGATGAAACTGTAGTCTTGACTAAGGAATACAGTGCACTGATTCAGAGGAAGCTACCCAAGAAGATGCCTGATCTTGGAAGCTTTTTTATCCCTTATACTAGTGGGACTATTACTTTTGAGAAAGCACTGTGTGACCTTGGCTCAAGTATAAATCTGATGCCTCTGTCT GCATATGGGCTAGTTGAGAATGTACCTGTCAAGGCTGGAGAGCTATTCCTCCCCGCAGATTTTGTGATGCTTGATATGGAAGAGGATACAGATGACtctatcatcctaggaagaccattcctagctactgggAGAGCCTTGATAAATGTTGAGAGAGGTGAAATGGTGCTGAGGTTACATGAGGACTACATGATTTTCAACGTTTTTAAACTTTCACCACTCTCTGACAAAGAAGCTACTTGCATACAGAATTCAGTGCTTAAGCCTTCTCACTTGGTGAAAAGACATACAGTCttccctgacatcaaacctaagtttggtgttgggcattcACCACCCACCAAGGAGGAAAGAGGTTCTAAGAAAAAGGTACCTAAGggctggaggaacaagaagattttCACTGAAGATTTCTCACCTGGGATGAAAGTGGTGTTTGCTAGAAGTCTAGTCCTACCTCATACTATGAACAGGATCCTGTCCTTTGAGCATACTGAGCTGATTCATGAcaacacaggaaagaagttcacaaTGAGGGGTGAGGATTTAAGcctctatgactatcttcctccttAG